Below is a window of Cytobacillus firmus DNA.
GAATTTAGATCAGTCAATTATTCAAAACAATTAATGAAAACACCTGCTGAATAAATTTAAAACAGTGGGAAGCACTTGTTTCCCACTGTTTTTTTGGGGGGGTCATAATCATAGAATTTGTGAAACCTTTAACTTTAAATTACCTTGTCAAGGTCGATAATACGTTTTTACATTGTGAAGAATTGTACTTATTGTAACGGTAGTAATGTTCAGGATCAGCTGGCAAATCAGGCGGCTTTTTTTATTAACCAAGCAAGGCAGGTTTTGTGAAGAAGGAATTACTTCTTTATATTGGAATTATTATTAAATGAATTAAAAATATCCCCCTCACAAAAATGAGGGGGATAACTTATTTATCCTGTGCAAGTTCTTTTCTATTGGGAGCAAGCGGCGGCTGTTCTAACCACTTGTTCTTCACCATAATGCCGAACCATTTTCGGGTGACTCTCAAGGATTTCAGAATTGCTTTTTCATAAGTTAAGGCCAGGTCTGTCCGCATGGATCCGGCCAGGCCTGTTCCGTAATATACTTGTGCAGTCTGCACCAGGAAACCCAGATGATATAACATTAATTTATCGGAAAACGGAGAGTCCTTTGACGTTGTAACTTCTGATTCCCACGACATTGGGACTGGCAAGTTATCCTTGTGCAATATTTTTGAAAGAGCCTGGAGGTTTTCATCGGCTGTTTTTTCTAATTCCTCAAAAAACTTCCTTATATCTTTCGATTCTGTGACTTGGCTGAATCCGATGGAAAGTGCTTTTGCCATAACTCCCTTTTTAATGTTAAGGGAGATACTGATTATTTCTGTAGAAGATAAACGTCTTCCTTTTCCGAAAAATCCATCAGTAAAATCTGTTGCAGTAATAATTTCAGGGCTTTCGGCAGGATAAAAATAGGGATCTCTCTGAAAAACTCCTTTTTTCAGAAGCAGCTCAATGGTTAAATCGTACATATTTTTGGCATCATCTACACATGAGCTGTAAAACTCCCGTATGTCTTTTCTGACCGAAACACCTAAAGCGGTTGTATGACCTAACAAACCATGGATAGTCATAATATGTAAATAATTCAGGCA
It encodes the following:
- a CDS encoding DUF3231 family protein encodes the protein MENDNLKLTSSEIGTLWGEYVNGTMTEIVNRYMNSIIEDEEIKQVFEIAIKTGEKQKKQLVSFIEKDGFPIPIGFSESDLNKGAERLFSDIFCLNYLHIMTIHGLLGHTTALGVSVRKDIREFYSSCVDDAKNMYDLTIELLLKKGVFQRDPYFYPAESPEIITATDFTDGFFGKGRRLSSTEIISISLNIKKGVMAKALSIGFSQVTESKDIRKFFEELEKTADENLQALSKILHKDNLPVPMSWESEVTTSKDSPFSDKLMLYHLGFLVQTAQVYYGTGLAGSMRTDLALTYEKAILKSLRVTRKWFGIMVKNKWLEQPPLAPNRKELAQDK